Below is a window of Myxococcota bacterium DNA.
CGGGCCCCGCAACGGGCCCCTTCCACTGGGACAATCGACCCCTATCGTTGCCGGAGCTGCTGAGGCTGCAGAGCTTTCCGGCGGAGTGGCCTGTTGAGGGGCCGAGGCGTGAGAGGATCAGGCAGATCGGAAACGCGACGCCGCCTTTGCTTGCTGAAGTTCTTGGACGTTCCATTGCGCAACAAGCCTTTGGGTTGAGCTGCGCACGGGGTCCGGCGCTGCGAATCTCGCGCAGGAGAAACATTCCCGCTGCACGCCGAGCTCGGCCACTTCCGACCGAGTGGGTGGCTCGACACGGGAAATACAAGGCGCATGCGGGCGAAGGGGCTGGGCCGATGCCGCGGACCAGCTAGTTCACACCGGATGCACCTTACGGTGCAAGGCGTAACCCCGCTCCACTGATAGGAAACGTGCGTAGTGCGGGCAAGTTACGTTCGAGCCTCCCAACACGCCAAGTGATCGATATCTCTCCGCTATCGGCGTCTTACATGGAGACGGCGAGACACATATCGGCGTATGAGTTGTCGCGGAACAGCTTGACGCCACACTTTTCGTCGATACGTTGATGACATGCGCAAGAGCAACCAGCTCCGAGAAGACGGCATCCGGGGCCCACCGGAGTTCGCCCGTCCCAACCCCCTCGACTCGCGGGAATCGAGTCGATCGAGACGCCAGAGCTGCGAGAGGCGTCTTGGGGGGAGGGGCGAATCTCACGGACAACAGAATTGGGGCCGGACCGGCACCCCGGTCGAGTTTCAAGAACGAAGCTCGTTTTCCTAACTCTAGCCATGGGCGTCCTGAACCCCAGACGACCTCTCGCTCCTAAAAATCCGATTCGCGATATCGCGAGACGACAGACATCAACCTTTCGCCCGGAGGAGTGCCGGCGAGAAGTGGAACCAGAAGGTCGACCACTCCCCGCTCGGCACTCCCGGATAGCGAACTCGCCGACGCAGCGACTGCAGACCGCGTCTTGTCGGAGCGAACGCCCCGAACAACTCGCCGCACCCGCGAATCGCCGGCCCCCTCGGACTCGGTTGGCTTGGCATGCCAACTCTGCGCACAAGGCCCCTTGCCTCGACAGCGTGAACTAGTCGTCGCTGCCGAAGTAAGAACGACACCGCCCGTGTTGGGCTGCGCCAAGGTGCTCTTCGCGCGCAGTCCCGAATGGGCGGTGGAGTTCGCGACCCTACGACTTGTCAGCGCGTTGACCTACGTCAACGCGCTGCAAAACCCTCGCTGTCGTCTCTCTTCTCGACTACCACGAAGATTCATACCGATCAACGGATTCCCCGCCGGACGCTAGGCGCTCCGCCACTTGCGTCTTATTGGCAAGGTGCGCAACTGTACAGGCGCCGGTCCGCGAGATTCTACGTCTGTGGGAGCCTCGAGCGCTTCACGTCGTGAACACAAGATTCCCGCTCGACTACCCGCTCAGACCCCACCCCAGATGATTGCGTTGCTCTCACTCTCGGCGGGTATCGCGGCGGGAGGCGACCGCTACTACGCCGACCTTGCTCGCGAGGACTACTACTTCGAAGGCGGCGAGCCACTTGGCGAGTGGCACGGGAAGGGCGCTCAGAAACTCGGCCTCTTCGGAACCGTCCAGAAGGGCGAACTCCGCGACGCTTTCCTCGGCTTCGCCTACGGCACCCCCCTGAATCAGAAGGCCGGCCGAAACGAACCAGACTCTCGCGGGTACAAGCCGATCCGCGCCTGGGACGGGACGTTCAATGCGCCGAAATCGGTATCTATCGTTCGCTTCGTAGCGGACGAGGATATCGGGACAAAGGTCCAGCAGGCTCACAAGGAAGCTGTTCGAGCCACGCCGATGACCGAAGGCCTCACCGAAGAGCTCTTCGATCTTTTGGCCGAGCGCCGCAAGGAAGGGCTCGCCCGAGGCTGGTCTGAGACTCCCGAGTGGGTCTTCTGCACGGAGACGGGAACCCAACCTCAGCCGAGAAACGTCGAGCGCGTCTGGTACCGCTTGAGGCGGCGCGCCCAGAAGCTCGGCGTTCGGCCTCTGAAGCTCCACTCCACGCGCCACACGTGGGCGTCCATGGCGCTCCAGGCGGGCAAGAGCATCCGGTGGGTTGCCGAAGTTCTCGGTCACTCCGACCCGGCTCTCACGCTCCGCGTCTACGCCCATGCGATGCGCGACGAAGAGCGCGACCTCTCGTTCGCTGACTTCTCGCGAGACCCCGAACGGCCCTATACGGCCCCGGCGCGTTTCGCTGATGACGAGCAACTCGCTAAGTCTGCGGAAAGACTGGCACGCCGGGAGGGATTCGAACCCCCGACCCTCAGGTTCGAAGCCTGATGCTCTATCCAGCTGAGCTACCGGCGCGCACTAGTCCCCAAGGGCGCCGGGAGATTATCGCCTCGGCCATCCGGATGCTCGTGCGAGCCCCCCTGCCCTGCGTGCGGATTCACGGAGGGCCGGTGATCGCTGTCCGACGGCCCCCTACCGCACTGCCCGGAAACCCCGGCGATCGGGGTCGTCGTCGGATCGGCCCGACTTCATCGCTTCGAGCTTGCGGGCCAGGGCCTGGGTGTCGAAGGGCTTCGGAAGGAAGCCGGCGAGCTCGTCGCCCGCAAAGGAGCCGGTGGCTTCGTCCTCGTCGTACCCACTCATCAGCACGACACGCGCCCGGCCGCCGATCGCCCGGATCTCGCGGAATACCTCACGCCCACTCATCCCGGGCATCGTCATGTCGAGGAGTACCAGGTCGAGGTCAGCGCTCCGCGCGCGGTACACCTCGAGCCCGCGCGGCCCGTCTTCCGCCACGGTCACCACGCAACCCAGGTGCTTCAGCATGCGTGCGGTGGCGTCGCGTACGGTGACGTCGTCGTCGATCACCAGCACGCGCAGGCCCTGGCTATCGCGCGGCGGTGCGGGCTTCGGCAGGTCGGCCACCTCACCGCGCCGTCCGGCGGGCAACTGAAACCGGAAGGTCGTGCCGCGGCCGGGTTCGCTCTCCATCGTGAGCACCCCTTCGTGGCCGCTGACGATGCCCTGCACCGCCGCCAGGCCCAGCCCGCGCCCGTGCGGCTTGTCGGTGTAGAAGGGGTCGAAGATCCTCTGCTGCACTTCCGGCCGGATTCCGCGGCCCGAGTCGGAGACGTCGAGGCTCACGTACTCCCCGGCCGGCCGCTCGCGCCCGACCATGGCACCGTCGATCGTGTCGCGATCGAGACGGGCCACCCCGGTCGATACGGTGATCGTCCCGCCCGGCTTGTCGATCGCCTCGGCCGCGTTGAGCACCAGGTTCATCAACAGCTGACGGATCTGGGTGACGTCCACCCGCACCAGCGGCAGGTTCAACGCGAGGTCGAAGCGCACCCGCGCGGTGCGCGCGATCGACACGTCCAGCAGCTGCATCATCTCTTCGACGACCGCATTCAGATCGACCTCGGTCACCAGGAAATGCCCCTTCCCGGAGTACGCGAGCATCTGCTTCGCGAGCTCGGCCGCGCGCGCGGCCGTCGTGTCGATCTCCTCGAGGTAGCGACGCACCGGCGAGCCCAGCGGCGCTTCGAGGAGCGCGAGGCTCGCGTTGCCCGTGATCCCCACGAGCAGGTTGTTGAAGTCGTGGGCGATGCCTCCCGCCAGGAGTCCGAGGCTCTCGAGCCGGTGCCCTTCGAGCATGCGCCGCTCTGCGGCCACCCGCTGGTTCTCGGCGTCGCGCGCCTTCATCTCCGCGCCCACCAGCGCCGCAAACAGGCGAAACAGCGAGCGACGCTCGATGCCTTCTTCGATCGGGCGATCGTGGACGACGCCGAGGTGCCCGATCGTCGCTCCCGCTGCGTTCGCAAAGCAGATTCCGAGGTACGACTCGGCACCCACCTCGACCAACCAAGGGTCTTTCGGATAGGCCGCCTGCACGCCGGACCGCACGATGCAGATCTCGTTCTGGTAGACGTGCTCGCAAGGCGTGCCAGCGAGTTCGTAGGTGAAGTTCGACTGGAACGCGCCGGCCTGCCAGAAGACCAACGTGCGTGCGCGTCCCGGGTCGTCCGGTTCGATTTCGGCGGCGAAAGCGCAGCTCATCCCCAGGGTTTCGGTGAGCCCCTGGATGGCCGCCTGCAAGCTCGGGAGGCCGGGCGGTGCGTCGCTGACATCGAGCAGCCGCTCGAGCACCGTGGGGTGGAGTTCTCGCTCGTTCCGGGAGTGCGGCATGGGTGCGTTCCGCGAAGAAGGAAGTGCGAGTCGGCAGGGGACACTCGAAGACTAACCCGACCACGCGGTCGAACCAGCGCCCCTTTTGGAGGGGAGCAAGTGGGCTTGCCCGTCGGTGTGACGCCGCGTCAGTTCCTGTGACCGGAACGCGCGATCAATCCGTGCGGCGTCGTGCGAGCTCGCGCGTGAGCCGCTCCTCGTCGGCGGAGAGCGCAGGCCCGCGCTCGGACGCGTCGAGCTTTCCCGCCGCGTCCCGCGCCATCTTCACACCGTCGTAGGTGATCCACTTCTCGGGCACCACCTCGAGCACGACGCGCAGCGGTGAATCGAGACGCTCCTCGAAAGCGCTCGCGCGGCGCTCGTTGTCCTCGAGGTGGCGCGAGAACCGCGGGTAGAACCACGCTTTCGTCTCCGCGTCCTCGTGGAGGATGCAGCGACCCTTGACCGTGATGCTCTTGCCGGGGCCGAGGGAGGTGCCGGTGCTCGTCACGGTGATGCACACGCGCGGGTCGCGCCGCACGGCCGAGATGCGGTGGCGGTGCCCTCCCGCCGTCAACCAGAAGCGCTCTTCGTGCCAGACGTAGGACATGATCACCGCGACGGGCCAGCCGTCACGCGTGGTCCAGGCGAAGGAGCACTCCTTGTGCTCGGTGAGCAGTGCCTCGCGCGTCGTCGGGTCCAACGGATAGATGGATACGCGCTCGTAGTTGTCGATCGCTTCCGCCATGCGCAGGCCTCCCGCGGAAAGCGAAGCGAACCCACCCGATGGGGGCAAGGTGCACACCGACGGCCCCTGCCCGGCCCGCGGCTATGCTCGGCGCTTGTCGCCCCGCCCTACCCTTCTAGGCCCTGGCCTCGCACGCCCGGCCCGGCTCGCCCTGGTGGCGCTCGGCGTCGGGCTCGCGGCCGCGTGTAGCCCCGGCCTCGACGAACACCTGCGCAGCTACCACGCCGAGGTCTGCCGTTGGACCGACGGTCCGTGCGATCCCGGCGACCCGGTCCTCACGACAGCGCTGCCCGGGCGCCGAAATCGTGTGGTCGAGGTGCCCGCGTCCGAGGTGCGCTTCTTCGACTTTCTGTCGCTCCAGGGTTGCCGGCTGGGCGAACTGGCGGGCTACCGCAACAGCCCGCTGGGACGCGTGATGCCGGCGACGCGCCGCTACCGCTACGAAGCAGAGGTGCACGCTGCGGGTCGCACGTGCCTCGACTCCCTG
It encodes the following:
- a CDS encoding ATP-binding protein gives rise to the protein MPHSRNERELHPTVLERLLDVSDAPPGLPSLQAAIQGLTETLGMSCAFAAEIEPDDPGRARTLVFWQAGAFQSNFTYELAGTPCEHVYQNEICIVRSGVQAAYPKDPWLVEVGAESYLGICFANAAGATIGHLGVVHDRPIEEGIERRSLFRLFAALVGAEMKARDAENQRVAAERRMLEGHRLESLGLLAGGIAHDFNNLLVGITGNASLALLEAPLGSPVRRYLEEIDTTAARAAELAKQMLAYSGKGHFLVTEVDLNAVVEEMMQLLDVSIARTARVRFDLALNLPLVRVDVTQIRQLLMNLVLNAAEAIDKPGGTITVSTGVARLDRDTIDGAMVGRERPAGEYVSLDVSDSGRGIRPEVQQRIFDPFYTDKPHGRGLGLAAVQGIVSGHEGVLTMESEPGRGTTFRFQLPAGRRGEVADLPKPAPPRDSQGLRVLVIDDDVTVRDATARMLKHLGCVVTVAEDGPRGLEVYRARSADLDLVLLDMTMPGMSGREVFREIRAIGGRARVVLMSGYDEDEATGSFAGDELAGFLPKPFDTQALARKLEAMKSGRSDDDPDRRGFRAVR
- a CDS encoding pyridoxamine 5'-phosphate oxidase family protein: MAEAIDNYERVSIYPLDPTTREALLTEHKECSFAWTTRDGWPVAVIMSYVWHEERFWLTAGGHRHRISAVRRDPRVCITVTSTGTSLGPGKSITVKGRCILHEDAETKAWFYPRFSRHLEDNERRASAFEERLDSPLRVVLEVVPEKWITYDGVKMARDAAGKLDASERGPALSADEERLTRELARRRTD